In the Pseudomonas sp. ADAK2 genome, one interval contains:
- a CDS encoding HopJ type III effector protein, with product MSDLNTLRASLNSGEHAFADTLAFIAAGYDYQPQAFNNGGVENAAGQNEGSCKTLGLALLEGLSDEEALLAFGEHYRSVVATPEGSDHGNIRALIAHGLAGVKFTQQPLTRR from the coding sequence ATGAGTGATTTGAACACCCTGCGCGCCAGCCTCAACAGCGGCGAACATGCTTTCGCCGATACCCTGGCATTCATCGCCGCCGGCTACGATTACCAGCCGCAAGCCTTCAACAACGGTGGCGTGGAAAACGCTGCCGGGCAGAATGAAGGTTCGTGCAAGACCCTCGGTCTGGCGTTGCTGGAAGGCTTGAGCGATGAAGAAGCGCTGTTGGCATTTGGCGAGCATTACCGTTCGGTTGTCGCCACGCCGGAAGGCAGCGATCACGGCAATATCCGCGCGTTGATTGCCCATGGATTGGCCGGTGTGAAATTCACCCAACAGCCCCTGACTCGCCGCTAA
- a CDS encoding 2-aminoadipate transaminase, whose product MSSETISQSINVVHPVTLSHGKNAEVWDTEGKRYIDFVGGIGVLNLGHCHPRIVEAIREQATRLTHYAFNAAPHGPYLELMDRLCTFIPVDYPVSGMLTNSGAEAAENALKIVRGATGRTAVIAFDGAFHGRTLATLNLNGKVAPYKQKVGVLPGPVYHLPFPSKDNGVTCAEALKAMERLFSVEIDVNDVACFIVEPVQGEAGFLAMDVEFAQALRRFCDEKNILLIADEIQSGFGRTGERFAFSRLGIEPDLILLAKSIAGGMPLGAVAGRKALLDTLPKGGLGGTYSGNPIACAAALATLDEMTDANLHAWGSQQEEAIVSRYEAWRASKLFPFLGRLTGVGAMRGIELLNVDGTPASAQLTQLLALARDAGLLLMPSGKSRNIIRLLAPLTTEAAVLEEGLDIFEACLAKLS is encoded by the coding sequence ATGAGCAGCGAAACCATCAGCCAGTCGATCAACGTCGTTCATCCCGTCACGCTCAGCCACGGCAAAAACGCCGAGGTCTGGGATACCGAGGGCAAACGCTACATCGACTTCGTCGGCGGCATCGGCGTGCTGAACCTCGGCCATTGCCATCCGCGCATCGTCGAAGCCATTCGCGAACAAGCCACCCGGCTGACCCACTACGCGTTCAACGCCGCCCCGCATGGGCCTTACCTCGAACTGATGGATCGCCTCTGCACCTTTATCCCGGTGGATTACCCGGTCAGCGGCATGCTCACCAACAGCGGCGCGGAAGCGGCGGAAAACGCCCTGAAAATCGTTCGCGGTGCCACTGGCCGTACAGCCGTGATTGCCTTTGATGGCGCCTTTCACGGTCGCACTCTTGCGACCCTCAACCTCAACGGCAAGGTCGCGCCCTACAAACAGAAAGTCGGCGTGCTGCCGGGTCCGGTCTATCACCTGCCCTTCCCGAGCAAGGACAACGGCGTGACCTGCGCCGAGGCGTTGAAGGCGATGGAGCGGCTGTTCAGCGTCGAGATCGACGTGAATGACGTGGCGTGTTTTATCGTCGAACCCGTGCAGGGCGAAGCAGGCTTCCTGGCAATGGACGTGGAGTTTGCCCAGGCGTTGCGGCGCTTCTGTGATGAGAAAAACATCCTGCTGATCGCCGATGAAATCCAGTCCGGTTTCGGTCGTACCGGTGAGCGGTTTGCCTTCTCGCGCCTGGGCATTGAACCGGATCTGATCCTGCTCGCCAAAAGCATCGCCGGCGGTATGCCGCTCGGCGCGGTAGCCGGGCGCAAGGCACTGCTCGACACCTTGCCCAAGGGCGGACTCGGTGGCACCTATTCCGGCAACCCGATCGCCTGCGCTGCGGCCCTGGCAACCCTGGACGAGATGACGGATGCGAACCTGCACGCCTGGGGCTCGCAACAGGAAGAAGCCATCGTCAGCCGTTACGAAGCCTGGCGTGCCAGCAAGCTTTTCCCGTTTCTTGGCCGCCTGACCGGTGTCGGGGCGATGCGCGGTATCGAACTGCTCAACGTCGACGGCACACCGGCCTCAGCGCAATTGACCCAGTTGCTGGCCCTGGCGCGCGATGCGGGTTTGCTGCTGATGCCCAGCGGCAAGTCGCGCAACATCATTCGGCTGCTGGCACCGCTGACCACTGAAGCGGCGGTGCTGGAGGAAGGCCTGGACATCTTCGAGGCCTGCCTGGCCAAGCTTTCCTGA